In Gasterosteus aculeatus chromosome 15, fGasAcu3.hap1.1, whole genome shotgun sequence, a single genomic region encodes these proteins:
- the pls1 gene encoding plastin-1: MENHITQISRDDLDDLRDAFNKIDVDNSGFVSDFELQELFREASFSIPGYKVREIVEIFIAGDTNKDEKISFEEFVSIFQELKSKELSETFRKSVKRRDGIRSFGGTSGNSSEGTQHSYSDEEKVAFVNWINKALAKDKDCQHLLPMNPDDESLFTSVRDGILLCKMINHSQPDTIDERVINTKKLATFTMTENLVLALNSASAIGCTVVSIDAHDLMAGKPHLVLGLLWQVIKVGLFADIEMKNEGLIGLLTDEENMDELMSLSPEELLLRWVNRHLRNAGTNTISNFSEDIKDSRAYFHLLEQIALQEKQEHKLRVKIDMSGLSVRDLDQRAELMLQQAARLDCRQFVSPHDVTSGNSKLNMAFVANLYNMHHGALKQINGGSSIGTIEPETNEEKTFRNWMNSLGVSPHVNHLYWDLCDGLIIMQLYEKVNVPVDWKKVNNPPYPVLGANMKKLENCNYAVKLGRDVAHFSLVGIGGENLNEGSRMHTLALVWQLMRRYTVSVLSDQGQGGEKVEDQVILDWVNKTLSQKRKDTQISSFKDKLISTSLPVIDLIDAIAPGTVKWDMVKRAQRGVLKEADKLNNAKYAISLARKIGARVYAQPEDLVKVNPKMVMTLFASLMGHGLKKARR; the protein is encoded by the exons ATGGAGAATCACATCACACAGATTTCCAGAGATGACCTGGACGATCTGAGGGACGCCTTCAATAAAATTG ATGTTGATAACAGCGGCTTCGTGAGCGACtttgagctgcaggagctgttCAGAGAGGCGAGCTTCAGCATACCGGGCTACAAAGTGCGAGAGATTGTCGAGATCTTCATCGCTGGAGACACCAACAAGGACGAGAAGATCAGCTTTGAGGAATTTGTTTCT ATCTTTCAAGAACTTAAAAGCAAGGAGCTCAGTGAGACCTTTAGGAAAAGTGTCAAGAGGAGAGATGGGATCCGTTCTTTCGGAGGAACATCAGGAAACTCCAGCGAGGGAACGCAGCACTCCTACTCTG atgaggAGAAGGTGGCATTTGTCAACTGGATCAACAAAGCCCTGGCAAAAGACAAGGACTGCCAACACCTGCTGCCCATGAACCCCGACGACGAAAGTCTCTTCACCTCTGTGCGCGATGGCATCCTCTTATG CAAAATGATCAACCATTCTCAGCCTGACACGATTGACGAAAGAGTCATCAACACTAAGAAACTTGCCACTTTCACAATGACG GAGAATCTGGTTTTGGCTCTGAACTCAGCTTCGGCCATCGGTTGCACGGTGGTGAGTATCGACGCCCATGATCTGATGGCTGGGAAACCCCATCTGGTCCTTGGCCTGCTCTGGCAGGTTATCAAGGTCGGCCTCTTTGCCGATATAGAAATGAAGAACGAAG gtcTGATTGGCCTTCTGACGGATGAGGAGAATATGGACGAGCTGATGTCTCTCTCCcctgaggagctgctgctccgcTGGGTCAACCGCCATCTACGCAACGCAGGGACGAACACCATCAGCAACTTCAGCGAAGATATTAAG GACTCGCGAGCATACTTCCACCTGCTGGAACAGATCGCTCTCCAAGAAAAGCAAGAACACAAATTGAGAGTAAAGATCGACATGAGCGGCCTTAGT GTGCGGGATTTGGACCAAAGGGCCGAGCTGATGCTGCAGCAGGCGGCCCGCCTGGACTGTAGACAGTTTGTGTCTCCTCATGACGTCACATCTGGGAACAGCAAACTCAACATGGCTTTTGTGGCCAACCTGTACAACATGCATCATGGTGCTCTGAAGCAGATCAATGGCGGCAGCAGCATAGGAACCATAGAGC CTGAAACCAATGAagagaaaacatttagaaactGGATGAACTCTCTGGGCGTCTCTCCACATGTCAACCACCTGTACTG GGACCTGTGTGATGGTTTGATCATCATGCAGCTTTATGAGAAGGTCAATGTGCCTGTGGACTGGAAGAAAGTCAACAACCCACCGTATCCTGTTCTGGGGGCCAATATGAAGAAG CTGGAGAACTGCAATTATGCAGTGAAGCTGGGCAGGGACGTAGCTCACTTCTCTCTCGTCGGCATCGGAGGGGAAAACCTGAACGAGGGGAGCCGAATGCACACCCTGGCGCTGGTCTGGCAGCTGATGAGGAG GTACACCGTGTCGGTTCTGTCCGATCAGGGTCAAGGCGGCGAGAAAGTCGAAGATCAGGTCATCCTTGACTGGGTCAACAAAACCTTGAGCCAAAAACGGAAGGACACACAGATTAGCAgcttcaag gacaaactgaTCAGCACCAGTCTGCCGGTGATTGACCTGATTGACGCCATCGCCCCCGGTACCGTCAAGTGGGACATGGTGAAGAGGGCACAGAGGGGAGTGCTGAAGGAAGCCGATAAACTGAACAACGCAAA GTACGCGATCTCACTGGCCCGCAAGATCGGTGCCCGTGTTTACGCGCAGCCGGAGGATTTGGTGAAAGTGAACCCCAAGATGGTGATGACGCTGTTTGCCTCCCTCATGGGCCACGGTTTGAAAAAGGCCAGGCGCTGA